The Stackebrandtia nassauensis DSM 44728 genome includes the window TGGCGGGCGGGTCGTTTTCCCAGAGGGCGTCGACGAGTCGGGAGACGGTGACGACGCGGCCGGTCTCGAGGAGCAGCAGGGCGAGCAGTTTCGGATGGTGTCTGCCCGATATGGTCACCGGCTCGCCGTCGCGGGACACCTCCAGTGGTCCCAAGATCCGAAACTTCACGCCGCCCACGTTAGAGGTTCAGGTGAACGGATGTCGACTTGGTTGCCGCGTTTGGGTAGTCGTGCGCTAATAGGACTCGGTGATCGCGTCGGCGTTGCCGTGGCCGAAGGTCGGGAACGGGTCGATGTTGCCGTAGGCGTGGACCGTGCCGCCCGCGTCGTCGACCATTTTGGTCCAGCAGCTGGTGTTCTCGCCCGGCGGGCTGGCGCAGCTGTAGGTGAGGCCGTCGGAGTCGCGGACGACGTCGGCGAAGCCGACGTGGGCGTCGCCGGGTACGTGCTCCATGTCGTTGTGGAGCCGGGCCCAGGCGGTGTGGCAGAAGTGGCTGTAGCGCAGTTCCACGGTGCCGAGCCGGTTGCCCTTGTACTCGATGTCGGCGGACGCGACGGTGGCGGCGTCGTTGTTGCACGTTGTGCCTTGTGGATTGACGCCGTCCCAGTCGCGCAGGTCGGCGGCCTGGGCGGGTTTGGTGAGGGCCAGTGTGACGAACAGGATCGTGACGGCGGCGGCGATGCCGAAGCGGACGGCGCGGCTCATGCGGTGTGTATGTGGATTGGTCGACGGCGTATTCATGGCGTCCCTCCCCAGGTGATGCGGCTCGTGGTTGGGCCGATCGGTGTCGATCTTTCCGGAAGTCGGGCGACGTGGGGGCGGGTCGCGGCAGCCGGGGTGGGGAGAATTGTCGGATATGTGACGAAACGTCGCAGAGTGCCACGCCGACTACTTATGGTGATGGCTCGATGTGTCGCGGACACATCGAGCCATCGGGGTGGGTCTATTCGAAGGCGGCCTCGACGATGCGCGCCTTGTAGAACTGCGCGTCGGCGAGGGTCTTGTCGCCGGAGTCGAAGTGGACGGTGGGGCTGCTCCAGGGGCGGGGTTCGACGTTCTCGGCGCGCACCCACAGGTACTCGCCGGAACGGTGGCGCACGAAGGCCTTGATGCGGGTCTCGGCGCGCAGGACCTTGGCGGTCAGCGCGGCGGTGTCCACTTCGTAGGCGGCCTTGGTGTCGGTGACGACGAGCTTGCCGGGGTTGGTGTAGTCGGGTTGCAGGTCGTGGCCGCCGCCGGGCAGCGCGACGGATTTGCCGGTGTCCTTCAGCCGGGTCTCGCGGTAGGAGCCGGTGACCTGGTAGGCGCGCACGACGTAGTCGCCGATGGCCCACAGGACGTTGAGGCTCGGGTCCCACAGGACGCCGTGGGCGCCGGGCAGGTTGACCGTCTGGACCTTGGCCAGGGTGGAGGGGTCGGTGATCTTGGTGGGGCCGTAGACGTTGAGGTAACCGCCCGAGCTGGCGGTGACGATGGCGGCGATGTTGGGTATGCGTTCGATGGCGTGCGGGTTGCCGCCGGGTTCGCCGGTCCACAGGACCTTGCCCGCCGAGGTGATGATCCCGGCGTATCCGCCGCTGGCGGCGGCCAGCACGACTCGGCCGAAGTGCTTGGTGTCGCGAAACCTCACGTCCGACAGGTTGGACCAGCCTCGCGACGTCGAGCCCCATTTCCACTTGATGGTGCTCTCGTTCCAGGCGTCGTCCTTGTTGAAGACGAGGATGCGGTTGGTGCGCTGCTCGGTCATGGCGACCTGGTAGTTCTCCGAGGCTGACGCGGTGGTGGCGAGGAGGGGGACGGTGGCGGCGCCGACGGCGGCTCCGCGCAGCAGGGTACGACGTTTCATGGATTACCTCCGGGAGACGGGCACTTAGGAGTATGTCAGCGGCGGAGGCACGCGTCACTGTCTCGCACGTCGATAACCCATAGACCACCCATATGCATGGTGATACGATGCTCTGCATAGAAATACACAAACCCGAAGAGGTGGACTCCATGGGAAACCGGATCGCGGTGGCCGGTGCCAGCGGCTACGCGGGAGGTGAGGTGCTGCGGCTGCTCGCCGGGCACCCGAATATCGAGATAGCGGCGGTGACGGCCCACAGCAAGGCCGGTCAGCCGGTCACCGACACCCACCCGCACCTGCGATCCCTGGCCGGGCGCACCTTCGCCGAGACCACCGTGGACGCGCTGGCCGAGGCCGACCTCGTCGTCATCACCCTGCCGCACGGCCAGTCGGCGGAACTGGCGGCGAAACTGCCGGCCGACGCGAAGATCGTCGACCTGGGTGCCGATCACCGGCTCGTCGACGCCGCCGCCTGGGAGGCCTACTACGACGGCCCGCACGCCGGCGCCTGGACCTACGGACTGCCGGAACTGCCCGGCGGCCGGGAGGCCATCGCCGCGTCCAAGCGGGTCGCCGCCACCGGCTGCTACGCCGTTGCCACCACGCTGGCGCTCGCGCCGATCCTGGCCTCGGGTATCGGACAGCCGGACGACGTCGTCGTCGTTGCCGCCTCGGGCACCTCGGGCGCGGGCAGCGCAGCCAAGCCGCACCTGATGGCCAGCGAGGTCGCCGGTTCGCTCAGTCCCTACAAGGTCGGCGCGCACCAGCACGTTCCCGAGATCAAACAGGCCACGCGGGCCCGGTCGCTGTCGTTCACGCCGGTGCTGGCGCCGATGCCGCGGGGCATCCTGTCGACCGTGACGGTCAAACCCGCCGACGCCGGGCTGACCACCGCCGAGGTCCACGAGGTGCTGGCCGCCGCCTACGCCGACGAACCGTTCGTCCACGTGCTGCCGAACGGCAGCTGGCCGCGCACCGCCGACACGCTGGGATCCAACTCGTGTCACCTGCAGGCCACGATGGACTCCGACGCCGATCGCATCATCGTCACCGCCGCCATCGACAACCTCGGCAAGGGCGCGGCCGGACAGGTCGTCCAGTGCGCCAACCTGATGCTGGGCCTCGACGAAACCGCCGGACTCAATGTGGATGGAGTCGCGCCATGACCGTCACCGTTCCCCAGGGCTTCACCGCCGCCGGAATCGCCGCCGGGATCAAGGCGGGCAAACGCGATCTGGCGCTGGTCGTCAACAACGGTCCCCAGTACACCGCCGCCGGGGTCGTCACCAAGAACCGCATCAAGGCCGCCCCGGTCCTGTGGACCCAGCAGGTCATCAAGGACGGGAAACTGCGGGCCGTCGTGCTGAACTCCGGCGGCGCCAACGCCTGCACCGGACCGGCCGGGTTCGCCGACACCCACCACACCGCAGAGAAGGTCGCCGAGGTGCTCGACATCGGCTCGGCCGACGTCGCGGTGTGCTCCACCGGGCTGATCGGTGAACGGCTGCCCATGGACGCGATCCTGTCCGGTGTGGACAAGGTCGCCGCCGAGCTGTCCGCCACCGGCGGGGCCGACGCCGCCGAGGCGATCATGACCACCGACACGAAGCCCAAGGACACCGTGGTGCGCGGCGACGGCTACTGCATCGGCGGCATCGGCAAGGGCGCGGGAATGCTGGCCCCCGGACTGGCCACCATGCTGTGCGTCTTCACCACCGACGCGCTGATCGAGCCCGACATCGCCGCGGCCGCGCTGACCGAGGCCTGCCGCCTCACCTTCGACCGGCTCGACTCCGACGGATCGATGTCCACCAACGACACCGTGCTGCTGCTGGCCTCGGGCGCCTCGGGCGTCATCCCCGACGTCAAGGGCTTCACCAGCGAACTCACCCACGCGTGCGGATCCATCGCCCGGCAACTGATGTCCGACGCCGAAGGCTCCACCAAGGACGTCACCATCACCGTGACCGGCGCCGCCGACACCGACGACGCGGTCGAGGTGGGCCGGGCCGTGGCCCGCGACAACCTGGTCAAGACCGCGCTGTTCGGCTGCGACCCGAACTGGGGCCGGATCCTGGCCGCCGTGGGCACCACGGCCGCCGCCTTCGAACCCGACGCGGTGGACGTGGCCGTCAACGGCGTGTGGATCTGTCGCGACGGCGCCGCTGCCGAAGACCGGTCCGGAGTGGACCTGTCGGGACGCGAGGTCGACATCACTATCGACCTGCGCAGCGGCCGCGACTCGGCCACCATCTGGACCAACGACCTGTCGCACGCCTACGTCCACGAGAACTCGGCGTACTCGTCATGACCGAGCAGCTCACCGACAACGTCCGCGACGCCCTCGGCAAGGCGCAGACCCTCGTGGAGGCCCTGCCGTGGCTGGAACGGTTCCACGGCAAGACCGTCGTGGTCAAGTACGGCGGCCACGCCATGGTGGACCCCGGACTGCGGGAGGCCTTCGCCAAGGACATGGTGTTCCTGCGCTACGCCGGGCTCAAGCCCGTCGTCGTGCACGGCGGCGGACCGCAGATATCGTCCATGCTGGACAAACTCGGCATCGCCTCGGAGTTCCGGGGCGGGCTGCGGGTCACCACCTCCGAGGCCATGGACGTGGTGCGGATGGTCCTGGTCGGGCAGGTCGGCCGGGAACTGGTCGGTCTCATCAACGAACACGGGCCGTTCGCCGTCGGCATGTCCGGCGAGGACGCCCGGCTGTTCACCGCCAAACGCCGCAAGGCCATGGTGGACGGTGAAGCCGTCGACATCGGCCAGGTCGGCGACGTCGCGCGGGTCAACACCGACGCCGTCACCGACCTGATCGCGGCGGGCCGCATCCCGGTCATCTCCACCGTCGCCCCCGACGTCGACGGCGTCGTCCACAACGTCAACGCCGACACCGCCGCCGCGGCGCTGGCGCAGGCGCTCCAGGCCCAGAAGCTGGTCGTCCTGACCGATGTGGACGGCCTGTACGGCGACTGGCCCGACACCACCAGCCTGATCCGCCAGATCAGCGCCCCCGAGCTGAAACACCTGCTGCCCAGCCTGTCGGCCGGTATGGCGCCCAAAATGGAGGCCTGCCTGCGCGCCGTCGAGGGCGGGGTACCGCAGGCACACGTCATCGACGGCAGGGTGCCCCACTCCCTGCTGCTGGAAGTCTTCACATCCGAAGGAGTCGGAACCATGGTGGTGCCCCAATGACGGCCACACAGGACCTCAGGGAGCGGTTCACCGACGCCCTGATGCCCAACTACGGGACGCCCGGCGTCGCGCTGTCGCACGGCGACGGCACCACCGTCTACGACGTCGACGGCAACGAGTACCTCGACTTCATCGGCGGCATCGCCGTGTCGGCATTGGGACACGCCCACCCGGCACTGGTCACCGCCGTTTCCGAACAGGTCGCCCGGATCGCCCACACCTCCAACCTGTTCCTGCACGAACCCGAGGTCGCGCTCGCCGAGAAACTGCTGTCGCTCGTGGGCGAACCCGGCAAGGTGTTCTTCTCCAACAGCGGCACCGAAGCCAACGAATGCGCCCTCAAACTCGCCATCGCCAACGGCAAAGCCAAGGGCCGCACCTACTTCGTCGCCAGCACCGACGGCTTCCACGGCCGCAGCATGGGGGCGCTGGCCCTGACCGGCAAGGCCGCGATCCGGGAACCCTTCGCGCCCTTCGGTATCGACGTGCGGTTCGTGCCCTACGGTGACGCCGCCGCCCTCAACGACGCCGTGGACGAATCCTGCGCCGCGGTGATCCTGGAACCCACCCAGGGCGAGACCGGCGTCGTGCCGCCGCCCGAGGGCTACTTCGCCGCTGTGCGCGACATCTGCGACACCACCGGGGCGCTGTTCATCGCCGACGAGATCCAGTCCGGCATCGGTCGCACCGGAACCTGGTTCGCCTACCAGCAGACCGGCATCGTCCCCGACGTCGTCACCCTCGCCAAGGGACTCGGCGGGGGACTGCCCATCGGCGCCTGTATCGGCATCGGCGCCTACGGCGACGTCTTCGCCAAGGGCGACCACGGTTCCACCTTCGGCGGCAACCCGGTCGCCACCGCCGCGGCGCTGGCGGTACTGGACACCATCGAGTCCGACAAACTCACCGAAGCCGCCGCCGACAAGGGAAAGCGGCTCGCCGAGGGCATCCGGGCACTGAACCACCCGCTGGTCGCCGAGGTCCGGGGCAAGGGCCTGTGGCTGGGCGTCGAGCTGACCGCCGAGGTTGCCGCCGACGTCGACTCGACGCTGCGCTCGTCCGGCGTCCTCGCCAACCCGGTGCGCCCCAACGTCATCCGGCTCGCGCCGCCGCTGGTCGTCACCGACGCCCAGATCGACGCGTTCCTGAGCGTGCTTCCCCGCGCGCTCGACGCGGCCTACCCGCCGGGAGGACGACCGTGAAGCACTTCCTCAGGGACGACGACCTCGACTTCGCCAGTCAGTGCGCCCTCATCGACCTGGCCAGGGCCTTCAAGGCCGAGCCGCTGGCCGCCCGGCCGCTGTCCGGTCCGAAATCCGTGGCCGTGGTGTTCGAGAAGGAATCCACGCGCACCCGGATGTCCTTCCAGGTCGGCATCACCCAACTGGGCGGCAACCCCGTCATCGTGGACGCCCAGTCCAGCCACCTGTCCCGCGGTGAGACCATAGAGGACACCGCCCGGGTTCTGTCCGGTTATGTGGACGCCATCGTGATCCGCACCTACGGCGACGACCGGATCCAGGCGCTGGCCGCCGCGGCCACCGTCCCCGTCGTCAACGCCCTCACCGACGGCTTTCACCCCTGCCAGCTGCTGGCCGACCTGCAGACCGTCTCCGAGGAGTTCGGGTCGATCGCCGGACGCACCATCGCCTACGTCGGCGACGCCGCCAACAACATGGCCCACTCCAACCTGCTGGCCGGAGCGTTGGCAGGCGCGCACGTCCGGGTCGCCGGACCGCCCGGCTACCAGCCCGACCCCGGCATCCTCGACCAGGCCACCGCCCTGGCCGCCCGCCACGGCGGCAGCGTCACCGCCACCACCGACGTGGCAGCGGCCGTGGCCGGAGCCGACGTCGTCGCCACCGACACCTGGGTCTCCATGGGACACGCCGACCGCGACGAACGGCTCGACACCCTGGCGCCCTACCAGGTCAACGCGGAACTGCTCGACCTCGCCGCCGACCACGCCATCGTCCTGCACTGCCTGCCCGCCCACCGTGGCGAGGAGATCACCGACGAGGTCATGGACGGTCCACAATCGCGGGTCTTCCAGCAGGCCGAGAACCGGCTGCACGCGCAGAAGGCGCTGCTGACCCGGCTGGTCACCGGCTCCTTCGACGTACCGGAGTTCACCCAGTCGTGGGAGGTGACCTCGTGAACGCACCCGTCACCAAAGCCGCCCGGCACGCCCGCATCGCCGCGATCATCGACGCCAACCCGGTGCAGTCGCAGACGGCGCTGGCCGGGATGCTCGCCGACGAGGGCATCTCCGTCACCCAGGCCACGCTGTCGCGCGACCTGGAGGAACTGGGCGCGGTCAAGGTGCGCGGCACCGACGCCGCCCCCGCCACCTATGCGATCTTCCCCGAAGGGGACGGTCCACTGCGGAGCGCCACCCGGCCGCCCGAGCGACTGCTGCGACGACTGCGGGAACTGCTCACCGGCGCCGACCACTCCGGCAACCTCGCGGTCCTGCGAACCCCGCCCGGGGCCGCGCAGTTCCTCGCCAGCGTCATCGACCGCTCCGGCCTGGCCGACATCGTCGGCACCATCGCCGGGGACGACACGATCCTGGTCGTCGCCCGCGACGGCCTGTCGGGCGCCGAACTGGCCGAGCAACTGCTGTCCTGGGCGGGAAAAGACTCGGAGACCAACAACGCCAAAGCCAACCGGGCCACCACGCCACGGTTCGACACGGAAAAGGAAAACTCATGACTGAACGCGTAGTGCTGGCCTTCTCGGGGGGACTCGACACCTCGGTGGCCATCCCGTACCTGGCCGAGCAGACCGGCGGCGAGGTCATCGCCGTGGCCATCGACGTCGGCCAGGACGGCGAAGACCTGAACGTGATCCGGCAGCGCGCCCTCGACTGCGGCGCCGTCGAAGCCGAGGTCGTCGACGCCCGCGAGGAGTTCGCCGCGGACTACTGCTTCCCGGCCATCCAGGCCAACGCCCTCTACATGGACCGCTACCCGCTGCTGTCGGGACTGTCGCGGCCGCTGATCGTCAAGCACCTCGTCGACGCCGCCATCAAGCACGGCGCCACCATCGTGTCGCACGGCTGCACCGGCAAGGGCAACGACCAGGTCCGGTTCGAGGCGGGCCTGGCGGCGCTGGCGCCGCACCTGAAGGTCATCGCCCCGGCCCGGGACTTCGCCTGGACCCGCGACAAGGCCATCGAATACGCTGAGTCCAAGAACCTGCCCATCGACGTGTCCAACAAGTCGCCGTACTCGATCGACCAGAACCTGTGGGGCCGGGCCATCGAGACCGGGTTCCTGGAGGACATCTGGAACGCCCCCATCGAGGACATCTACGCCTACACCGCCGACCCGTCGGTGGCCCGGGACCCCGACGAGGTGATCATCACCTTCGACGCGGGCGTGCCGGTGGCGCTGGACGGCGAGACCAAGACGCCGTTGCAGGTCATCACCGAACTCAACTCCCGGGCCGGAGCCCAGGGCGTGGGACGGCTCGACATGGTCGAGGACCGGCTGGTGGGCATCAAGAGCCGCGAAGTCTACGAGGCCCCGGCCGCGATCGCGCTGATCACCGCGCACCAGGAACTGGAGAACGTCACCGTCGAACGCGACCAGGCCCGGTTCAAGAAGGGCGTCGACCAGCGCTGGGGCGAACTCGTCTACGACGGCCTGTGGTTCTCGCCGCTGAAGAACTCGCTGGACGCGTTCATCGGCGACACCCAGAAGCACGTCACCGGCGACATCCGGCTGACCCTGCACGGCGGCCGCGCCACCGTCACCGGACGGCGCTCCGAGGCCAGCCTCTACGACTTCGGCCTGGCCACCTACGACGAGGGCGACGCCTTCGACCAGTCGCTCGCCAAGGGCTTCGTCGACCTGTGGAGCCTGCCGTCCAAACTGGCCTCCGCCCGGGACGAACGGCTCAAGGGAGACGCATGAGCAAGCTGTGGGGCGGACGCTTCACCGGCGGTCCGGCCGAGGCGTTGGCGGCGCTGAGCGTCAGCACCCATTTCGACATGCGGCTGGCCTCCTACGACCTGGCCGCGTCCAAGGCCCACGCCCGGGTACTGCACCGGGCGGGGCTGCTGGACGACGAGGAGGTCGGGCGGCTGCTCGACGCCCTGGACGCGCTGTCGCACGAGGTCGCCAGCGGCGAGTTCACCGCCCGGCCCGAGGAGGAGGACGTCCACGCCGCCCTGGAACGCGGCCTGGTGGAACGCCTCGGGCCGTTGGGCGGCAAGCTGCGGGCCGGTAGGTCCCGCAACGACCAGACCGCCTGCGAACTGCGGATGTACTGCCGCGACCACACCCGGCAGCTGGCCGCCGACCTGCTCGACCTCATCGACGCGCTGACCGCCCAGGCCGTGGAACACGCGTCGACGCCGGTCCCGGGCATGACCCACCTGCAGCACGCCCAGCCGGTCACCTTCGGACACCAGCTGCTGGCCCACGTGCAGGCGCTGCTGCGGGACCTGGAACGCCTGCGCGACTGGGACTCCCGGGCCGCGGTCTCGCCGTTGGGCTCGGGGGCGCTGGCCGGTTCCTCGCTGCCGCTGGACCCGGTGGCGGTGGCCGCCGAACTCGGTTTCGAGTCCTGCGCCGCCAACTCCATGGACGGGGTGGCCGATAGGGACTTCGTGGCCGAGCTGCTGTTCGTGACCGCGCTGATCGGGGTGCACCTGTCGCGACTGTCCGAAGAGGTCATCCTGTGGAGCTGCCAGGAGTTCTCCTGGATCACATTGGACGACGCTTACTCCACTGGTTCGTCCATCATGCCGCAGAAGAAGAACCCGGACATCGCCGAACTGACGCGCGGCAAGGCCGGGCGGCTCATCGGCGACCTGACCGGACTGCTGGCGACCCTCAAGGGACAGCCGCTCACCTACAACCGGGATCTCCAGGAGGACAAGGAACCCGTCTTCGACGCGCTTGACACCCTCAAGCTGGTGCTTCCGGCACTGGCCGGGATGATCGCGACGATGACCGTCCACGGTGACCGGATGGCGGCGGCGGCCCCGATCGGGTACTCGCTGGCCACCGAGGTCGCCGACTGGCTGGTCCGCGAGGGAGTCCCGTTCAAGGACGCCCACGAGATCACCGGCGCCCTGGTCGCGCACTGCGCCAAGAACGGCATCGAACTGCACGAGGTCTCGGACGCCGACCTGGCCACGATCAGCCCGCACCTCAACGCCTCAGTGCGGGACGTCCTGACCGTCGAGGGCGCCCTGGCGGCCCGCACCACGCCCGGTTCCACCGGACCCGGTCCGGTGGCCGACCAGCTGGCGGCGGTACGTGAGGCGCTGCCGACCTGGCGCGGCTGGGCGGCGGCGCAGGTAGTGCCTGACTGAAACCTCCCGAACCCCCGTCGGCGGGTGTTAGCGTGAGCCCGCCGACGGGGGGAGTCCACTGTGTGTACGAGCGTGCCGTTTCGGGCCGTTGTCGTGGTGTTGGCCGGTGTGATGGCGCTGACGGCGCTGTCGATCACCCCGGCGGGGGCGGACACTGCGACACCGAGACTGTCGAAGCGGACCCACTGCAAGTCCGACAGGACCGCGTGGTGCGCCATGCTCACGGTCCCGGTGAACCAAACCCACCGACACGATCTCGCTGCGCGTCATCAAACGCGAAGCCACCGGAACCGCCGCCGAGAAACGGGGCGTCCTGTTCGTGGACTGGGGTGGTCCGGACGGCACCAGCGCGTCGGACCTTCTCAACCGCGACGGCCAAGCGCCGTACAAGAACTTCAGCAAGAAGCTGCGAAAGAGAGCCTCACCCTCGTCGGCATCAACGAACGCGAGGGCCGTGCCAACTGTGACGACTCGTTGAACACCAAACTTGACGAGCGTGCCCTGCTTCCCATGACCCAGGCCAAATACGACTCGCAGCGAAAACTGACCGCCGACTACGGCACCGTCAAGGGACAGACCTACGCCCGCCTGGTCGGCCCGAGGGTGCGAGCGATGGTCCTGGACAGCAACCAGGACCACGCACTGACCACGAAGGACTATCTGACGACCGCGACCTGGAAGGCCAGCAAGACGGCCGCGCCGCACTCGGGGTACCGCTGGCGACAGCCGCGATGCGGCATGACTACGCCACACCGCACCGGTCGTCGAAGGACGTCGCCGACCGCAACGACGCTCCACTGTTGACCTACGACGGCTTCGGCCACATCGCGTACCGCTCCGGCCGCGACTGCGTGTCCAAGGCCCTGGACGCGTTCCTCATCGACAAGACCCCGGTGCCCGACGGCACCGTGTGTCCCGGAGCGACCACTGTGCCGTGACCACCAGGCCTGGAGCCCATGACCCACGTCACTGGGAGCGTGTCGCTTGGCATATTTGTCGGTCCGTGGTACTTAGCTGAAACCATGGCTGACAATACGATTCTGGTCATCGGCAGCACCGGCAAGATCGGGCGCCATGTCGCCGAACGGCTACGCGAGCGCGACGTCACCGTCAAGGCGGCGTCCCGGTCCGGCCCGGTCCACTTCGACTGGCACGACGAGGCCACCTGGCCGGGTGCCCTCGACGGCGCGCAGGGCGCCTATCTCGTCGACTCCCAGGACGCCGATCGCGTCCCGCTGCTGCGCCGCTTCAGCGCGCTGGCCGCCCACCGGGGCCTGCGCCGTCTGGTGTTCCTGTCGGCCCGCGAGGCCGAGAGCGTCAACCCCACCCTGGAGGAGAAGGAGGCGGCCATCAAGGACGCCGGTACCGAGTGGACGATCCTGCGTCCGGTCTGGTTCAACCAGAACTTCTCCGAGGTCGCGGCGTTCCGGGAACCATTGCGGGCGGGGGAGTTGCGCCTGCCCGCCGGGGACGGTCCGCAACCCTTCATCGACGCCGAGGACATCGCCGAGGTCGCCGCCGCCGCGCTGACCACCGACGGCCACCACGGCCGCACCTACGACCTGTCCGGGCCGGAGGCGATCAGCTTCGGCGAGGCCGTCGCCCACATCGCCAAGGCCACCGGCCGCGACCTGCGCTACCGCCCGGTCAGCGCTGAAGATTACGTCGCCGACCCGGCCGCGTTCGGCGCCCAGCCCGGCCAGGCCGAGGGGTACGCGCTGCTCATGGCCGCGATCGCCGAGGGCAAGACGTCGCACCTGTCCGACGGCGTGAAGCAGGCGCTGGGCCGCGATCCGCGCGGCTTCGCCGAATACGCCGTCAAGACCGCCGCCACCGGCGTGTGGGACGCCTGAGCCGCGACCGAACCCGAACGGGGCGGGGCGGACGAGTCGATCGTCCGGCCCGCCCCGCTGAGCGCGGCACTCACTCGTGCCGGTACACCTCGACGCCGTCCACAAAGGCGGTCTCGACCCGGCTGTAGACGTCCAGCGGATCTCCCGACCACAAGCACAGGTCGGCGTCCTTGCCGGGCGTCAGCGAACCGATCCGATCGTCGACGCCCATGATGCGGGCCGGGTTGATCGTCACCGCCCGCAGCGCGGCGTCGCGGTCGAGACCGTCGCGCACCGCCAACGTCACCTGGGTGATCAGATGCGCGATCGGCACCACCGGGTGGTCGGTGGTGA containing:
- a CDS encoding DUF2690 domain-containing protein, which translates into the protein MSRAVRFGIAAAVTILFVTLALTKPAQAADLRDWDGVNPQGTTCNNDAATVASADIEYKGNRLGTVELRYSHFCHTAWARLHNDMEHVPGDAHVGFADVVRDSDGLTYSCASPPGENTSCWTKMVDDAGGTVHAYGNIDPFPTFGHGNADAITESY
- a CDS encoding DUF6528 family protein, whose translation is MKRRTLLRGAAVGAATVPLLATTASASENYQVAMTEQRTNRILVFNKDDAWNESTIKWKWGSTSRGWSNLSDVRFRDTKHFGRVVLAAASGGYAGIITSAGKVLWTGEPGGNPHAIERIPNIAAIVTASSGGYLNVYGPTKITDPSTLAKVQTVNLPGAHGVLWDPSLNVLWAIGDYVVRAYQVTGSYRETRLKDTGKSVALPGGGHDLQPDYTNPGKLVVTDTKAAYEVDTAALTAKVLRAETRIKAFVRHRSGEYLWVRAENVEPRPWSSPTVHFDSGDKTLADAQFYKARIVEAAFE
- the argC gene encoding N-acetyl-gamma-glutamyl-phosphate reductase, producing the protein MGNRIAVAGASGYAGGEVLRLLAGHPNIEIAAVTAHSKAGQPVTDTHPHLRSLAGRTFAETTVDALAEADLVVITLPHGQSAELAAKLPADAKIVDLGADHRLVDAAAWEAYYDGPHAGAWTYGLPELPGGREAIAASKRVAATGCYAVATTLALAPILASGIGQPDDVVVVAASGTSGAGSAAKPHLMASEVAGSLSPYKVGAHQHVPEIKQATRARSLSFTPVLAPMPRGILSTVTVKPADAGLTTAEVHEVLAAAYADEPFVHVLPNGSWPRTADTLGSNSCHLQATMDSDADRIIVTAAIDNLGKGAAGQVVQCANLMLGLDETAGLNVDGVAP
- the argJ gene encoding bifunctional glutamate N-acetyltransferase/amino-acid acetyltransferase ArgJ, producing MTVTVPQGFTAAGIAAGIKAGKRDLALVVNNGPQYTAAGVVTKNRIKAAPVLWTQQVIKDGKLRAVVLNSGGANACTGPAGFADTHHTAEKVAEVLDIGSADVAVCSTGLIGERLPMDAILSGVDKVAAELSATGGADAAEAIMTTDTKPKDTVVRGDGYCIGGIGKGAGMLAPGLATMLCVFTTDALIEPDIAAAALTEACRLTFDRLDSDGSMSTNDTVLLLASGASGVIPDVKGFTSELTHACGSIARQLMSDAEGSTKDVTITVTGAADTDDAVEVGRAVARDNLVKTALFGCDPNWGRILAAVGTTAAAFEPDAVDVAVNGVWICRDGAAAEDRSGVDLSGREVDITIDLRSGRDSATIWTNDLSHAYVHENSAYSS
- the argB gene encoding acetylglutamate kinase; amino-acid sequence: MTEQLTDNVRDALGKAQTLVEALPWLERFHGKTVVVKYGGHAMVDPGLREAFAKDMVFLRYAGLKPVVVHGGGPQISSMLDKLGIASEFRGGLRVTTSEAMDVVRMVLVGQVGRELVGLINEHGPFAVGMSGEDARLFTAKRRKAMVDGEAVDIGQVGDVARVNTDAVTDLIAAGRIPVISTVAPDVDGVVHNVNADTAAAALAQALQAQKLVVLTDVDGLYGDWPDTTSLIRQISAPELKHLLPSLSAGMAPKMEACLRAVEGGVPQAHVIDGRVPHSLLLEVFTSEGVGTMVVPQ
- a CDS encoding acetylornithine transaminase, which gives rise to MTATQDLRERFTDALMPNYGTPGVALSHGDGTTVYDVDGNEYLDFIGGIAVSALGHAHPALVTAVSEQVARIAHTSNLFLHEPEVALAEKLLSLVGEPGKVFFSNSGTEANECALKLAIANGKAKGRTYFVASTDGFHGRSMGALALTGKAAIREPFAPFGIDVRFVPYGDAAALNDAVDESCAAVILEPTQGETGVVPPPEGYFAAVRDICDTTGALFIADEIQSGIGRTGTWFAYQQTGIVPDVVTLAKGLGGGLPIGACIGIGAYGDVFAKGDHGSTFGGNPVATAAALAVLDTIESDKLTEAAADKGKRLAEGIRALNHPLVAEVRGKGLWLGVELTAEVAADVDSTLRSSGVLANPVRPNVIRLAPPLVVTDAQIDAFLSVLPRALDAAYPPGGRP
- the argF gene encoding ornithine carbamoyltransferase, translating into MKHFLRDDDLDFASQCALIDLARAFKAEPLAARPLSGPKSVAVVFEKESTRTRMSFQVGITQLGGNPVIVDAQSSHLSRGETIEDTARVLSGYVDAIVIRTYGDDRIQALAAAATVPVVNALTDGFHPCQLLADLQTVSEEFGSIAGRTIAYVGDAANNMAHSNLLAGALAGAHVRVAGPPGYQPDPGILDQATALAARHGGSVTATTDVAAAVAGADVVATDTWVSMGHADRDERLDTLAPYQVNAELLDLAADHAIVLHCLPAHRGEEITDEVMDGPQSRVFQQAENRLHAQKALLTRLVTGSFDVPEFTQSWEVTS
- a CDS encoding arginine repressor gives rise to the protein MNAPVTKAARHARIAAIIDANPVQSQTALAGMLADEGISVTQATLSRDLEELGAVKVRGTDAAPATYAIFPEGDGPLRSATRPPERLLRRLRELLTGADHSGNLAVLRTPPGAAQFLASVIDRSGLADIVGTIAGDDTILVVARDGLSGAELAEQLLSWAGKDSETNNAKANRATTPRFDTEKENS
- a CDS encoding argininosuccinate synthase, yielding MTERVVLAFSGGLDTSVAIPYLAEQTGGEVIAVAIDVGQDGEDLNVIRQRALDCGAVEAEVVDAREEFAADYCFPAIQANALYMDRYPLLSGLSRPLIVKHLVDAAIKHGATIVSHGCTGKGNDQVRFEAGLAALAPHLKVIAPARDFAWTRDKAIEYAESKNLPIDVSNKSPYSIDQNLWGRAIETGFLEDIWNAPIEDIYAYTADPSVARDPDEVIITFDAGVPVALDGETKTPLQVITELNSRAGAQGVGRLDMVEDRLVGIKSREVYEAPAAIALITAHQELENVTVERDQARFKKGVDQRWGELVYDGLWFSPLKNSLDAFIGDTQKHVTGDIRLTLHGGRATVTGRRSEASLYDFGLATYDEGDAFDQSLAKGFVDLWSLPSKLASARDERLKGDA